From one bacterium genomic stretch:
- the purC gene encoding phosphoribosylaminoimidazolesuccinocarboxamide synthase translates to MMLTMLYEGKAKKIFATENPKEVIISFKDDATAFNGEKKDSFLDKGRVNLAFTRYFFELLHSHNVKTHIVSFIDDVSLKARKVDIVPLEVVVRNFAAGSICRRLGFEKGMVFTPPLCEFYLKDDSLGDPILCKEHIRYMNTVTEEELAQIEETALEINAIISGHMDSFGIILADFKLEFGKTDDGEIILADEISPDTCRFWVKKTMESLDKDVYREEKGDLVTSYKKLADLLNIEI, encoded by the coding sequence ATGATGCTAACAATGCTTTATGAAGGCAAGGCAAAAAAAATATTTGCCACAGAGAATCCAAAAGAGGTTATAATATCTTTCAAGGATGATGCTACAGCGTTTAACGGTGAGAAAAAAGATAGTTTTTTAGATAAAGGTCGTGTGAATCTTGCGTTCACACGATATTTTTTTGAATTACTTCACTCTCACAATGTAAAAACCCATATAGTTTCATTTATCGATGATGTTTCTCTGAAAGCCAGAAAAGTTGATATTGTCCCGCTGGAAGTTGTTGTCAGAAACTTTGCGGCAGGTTCTATTTGCAGAAGACTGGGATTTGAGAAAGGGATGGTTTTTACACCGCCTCTTTGCGAATTTTATCTCAAGGATGATTCGCTAGGCGACCCAATTCTTTGCAAAGAACATATTCGATATATGAATACCGTAACAGAAGAAGAGTTGGCTCAAATTGAAGAAACGGCTCTGGAAATCAATGCAATAATTTCCGGACACATGGATTCTTTTGGTATAATATTAGCGGATTTCAAATTAGAATTTGGAAAAACTGATGACGGAGAAATAATTCTAGCTGATGAAATTTCTCCCGATACCTGTCGTTTTTGGGTTAAAAAAACGATGGAATCTCTTGATAAAGATGTTTATCGAGAAGAAAAAGGTGATTTGGTAACTTCTTACAAAAAACTGGCAGATCTTTTAAATATAGAAATTTAA
- a CDS encoding adenylosuccinate synthase has protein sequence MTNAVVVGAQWGDEGKAKIIDLLSENADLVVRYQGGCNAGHTVVTGGQTYKFHLIPSGILYKGKTCIIGCGTVINPEVLNKEIEGLKEKGIDTSCLYISTSAHVTLPYHIDIDELNENALGKNKIGTTKRGIGPTYVDKIDRVGIRVEDLLDEEILKEKIDIVLPKKNKLLESYGCKTYDKDEILEVCKKYSEMLSPYVKDTVELLRQAILENKNILFEGAQGAMLDIDHGTYPYVTSSSPIAGGACNGSGIGPTYLDKVIGVFKAYVTRVGEGPFATELGDIFGEKIQQIGDEFGTTTGRKRRCGWFDAIAAKYSTLLNGLTDIALTKLDVFDSFEEIKICVGYEDRRDGRIYEYYPSITSLHKYLDPIYETMDGWMQNISEIKNYEDLPENAQKYIKRLEEIIGVQISIISVGANRDQTIMLNSPLKCKAGV, from the coding sequence TTGACTAATGCAGTTGTTGTTGGTGCGCAATGGGGAGATGAAGGTAAGGCTAAGATTATTGATCTTCTCTCTGAAAACGCCGATCTTGTAGTTAGGTATCAAGGCGGATGTAATGCAGGGCATACTGTAGTTACAGGCGGTCAAACATATAAATTTCATCTTATTCCTTCAGGAATTTTATACAAAGGAAAAACATGCATTATTGGTTGTGGAACAGTAATTAATCCTGAAGTTTTGAATAAAGAAATTGAAGGATTAAAAGAAAAAGGTATTGATACTTCATGCCTGTACATTAGTACTTCAGCGCATGTAACGCTTCCGTATCATATAGATATTGATGAATTAAATGAAAACGCGCTTGGAAAAAACAAAATAGGCACAACTAAAAGAGGAATCGGACCTACCTATGTCGATAAAATAGACAGAGTAGGCATAAGGGTAGAAGATCTTCTTGATGAAGAAATTTTAAAAGAAAAAATTGATATAGTTCTCCCTAAGAAAAACAAACTGTTAGAATCTTACGGATGTAAGACTTATGATAAAGATGAAATTCTTGAAGTATGCAAAAAATATTCAGAAATGCTTTCTCCTTATGTGAAAGATACTGTCGAATTGTTAAGGCAAGCAATTTTAGAGAATAAAAACATTCTTTTTGAAGGCGCACAAGGTGCGATGCTGGATATTGACCATGGAACATATCCTTATGTAACCAGTTCCAGTCCTATAGCAGGAGGAGCATGCAATGGCAGCGGGATTGGTCCGACATATCTGGATAAAGTTATAGGCGTATTTAAGGCTTATGTAACAAGAGTAGGAGAAGGTCCTTTTGCAACGGAATTGGGCGATATATTCGGAGAAAAAATTCAACAGATTGGCGATGAATTCGGTACTACAACAGGAAGAAAAAGAAGGTGCGGCTGGTTCGATGCAATAGCTGCAAAATATTCCACTCTGTTAAACGGTTTAACAGATATTGCCCTCACAAAACTCGATGTTTTCGATTCTTTTGAAGAAATTAAAATTTGTGTAGGTTATGAAGATAGAAGAGATGGAAGAATTTATGAATATTATCCGTCAATAACAAGCCTTCATAAATATCTTGATCCTATTTATGAAACCATGGACGGCTGGATGCAAAATATTTCGGAAATAAAAAACTACGAAGACCTTCCTGAAAATGCGCAAAAATATATAAAAAGACTTGAAGAAATTATAGGAGTGCAAATTTCTATAATTAGCGTCGGCGCAAATAGAGACCAGACTATTATGCTGAATAGTCCTTTGAAATGTAAAGCGGGAGTATAA
- the hisD gene encoding histidinol dehydrogenase, whose product MKLIKHSELSEEFYKYQEFDGIESVSSIISDVKNRGDNAIKEHSKKFGDGDIIELEVTPEEIEKAYNETSDEIKNSLKQAIENVKNFAKAQISVIKDIETDINGVKLGHKVIPLERIGAYVPGGNYPLPSSVIMSVIPAKVAGVKEITVCSPKIKPATITACKLAGVDRIFRIGGVQAIAGMAYGTKTIPKVDKIVGPGNKYVTAAKKEVYGVCGIDFLAGPSEVMIIADETANPSFIAADMLAQCEHDPDARAYLVTTSEKFANDVIKKVEEFLITLETREIASKSISKSIVILVENIEQAIEISNRKAPEHLEICYKNAEKDIDKYKNYGSLFIGDYSAEVFGDYCSGTNHILPTNGVARYTGGLSALDFVKIQTYQQISKNAAQNTLCAVASNLANIEGLMAHKLSADLRKQI is encoded by the coding sequence GTGAAACTCATAAAACACAGCGAATTATCAGAAGAATTTTATAAATATCAGGAATTTGACGGGATTGAATCGGTTTCTTCAATAATTTCTGATGTAAAAAATCGTGGTGATAATGCAATAAAAGAACACAGCAAAAAATTCGGAGACGGAGATATTATAGAGCTTGAAGTTACACCTGAGGAAATCGAAAAAGCCTATAATGAAACTTCTGATGAAATAAAAAATTCATTAAAACAGGCAATAGAAAACGTAAAAAACTTTGCAAAAGCTCAAATCTCGGTAATTAAAGATATAGAAACCGACATAAACGGAGTAAAGCTCGGGCATAAAGTAATTCCTCTTGAAAGAATAGGGGCTTATGTACCCGGCGGTAATTATCCGCTTCCTTCTTCGGTAATAATGTCTGTAATTCCCGCAAAAGTCGCAGGAGTGAAAGAAATTACGGTTTGCAGTCCAAAAATTAAGCCTGCTACAATAACAGCATGCAAACTCGCAGGAGTTGACAGAATTTTTAGAATCGGCGGCGTGCAGGCTATTGCGGGCATGGCTTACGGCACAAAAACAATCCCTAAAGTCGATAAAATAGTCGGACCGGGTAATAAATACGTTACTGCTGCAAAAAAAGAGGTTTACGGGGTATGCGGAATTGATTTTCTTGCCGGACCCAGTGAAGTTATGATTATTGCAGATGAAACAGCAAATCCATCTTTTATAGCGGCAGATATGCTGGCACAATGTGAACATGATCCAGATGCAAGAGCTTATCTGGTTACAACTTCAGAGAAATTTGCAAATGATGTTATCAAAAAAGTCGAAGAATTTTTGATAACACTTGAAACAAGAGAAATAGCATCAAAATCTATCTCTAAAAGCATTGTAATTCTGGTTGAAAATATTGAACAAGCTATAGAAATATCTAATAGAAAAGCCCCTGAACATCTGGAAATTTGTTATAAAAATGCTGAAAAAGACATTGATAAATACAAAAACTACGGTTCTTTGTTTATAGGCGATTATTCTGCGGAAGTTTTCGGGGATTATTGCAGCGGAACTAATCATATACTGCCGACAAACGGAGTTGCCAGATATACAGGCGGTTTAAGTGCGCTGGATTTTGTAAAAATCCAAACTTACCAGCAAATTTCAAAAAATGCAGCTCAAAATACTTTATGCGCAGTTGCTTCCAACCTGGCAAATATAGAAGGGCTTATGGCTCACAAACTTTCTGCTGATTTGAGAAAACAAATTTAA
- the hisIE gene encoding bifunctional phosphoribosyl-AMP cyclohydrolase/phosphoribosyl-ATP diphosphatase HisIE, whose product MIIPSIDIMDGKAVQLKQGKEKVVEREDVFELAEYFGRFGEIAVIDLDAAMGKGNNTELIKELCKVADCRVGGGIRTIEKAKEILSYGAKKIIIGTAASELFLSQLPRDKVLLAIDTRNGKIVTRGWQTETANTAEELVRRFDKLCSGYLYTIVEKEGMMGGTDVEAIKHIRSITDKELIAAGGISSIEEIVELDKIGAGCQLGMSIYTGKISLEEAYVALLDFEKGKGLIPTVVQDISSKEVLMLAYSNKEAVTKALKTGKATYYSRSRKSLWTKGESSGNTQKLIKVKYDCDRDSLLYVVEQTGPACHTGSETCFGERNFDLDELYKVLESRFKELPEDSFTTKLFKDEVFLKRKINEEAFEVIHATNKDELIWEVSDLTYFVMTLMVKYGVTLEDVKNHLSSRRK is encoded by the coding sequence ATGATTATCCCAAGCATAGACATAATGGATGGAAAAGCAGTCCAATTAAAACAAGGCAAAGAAAAAGTTGTTGAAAGAGAAGATGTTTTTGAACTTGCGGAGTATTTTGGACGTTTTGGAGAAATTGCGGTTATTGATCTTGATGCTGCAATGGGCAAAGGAAATAATACAGAGCTTATAAAAGAACTTTGCAAAGTTGCTGATTGCCGTGTTGGCGGTGGGATAAGAACTATTGAAAAAGCTAAAGAAATTCTGTCTTATGGCGCTAAGAAAATTATTATAGGTACAGCAGCATCAGAATTGTTTTTAAGTCAACTTCCAAGAGATAAAGTCCTTCTGGCAATAGATACAAGAAACGGAAAAATTGTAACGCGCGGTTGGCAAACAGAAACAGCAAATACCGCAGAGGAACTCGTAAGAAGATTTGATAAACTTTGTTCGGGCTATCTGTACACAATCGTGGAAAAAGAAGGAATGATGGGCGGAACAGATGTTGAAGCAATAAAACATATCCGTTCAATCACCGATAAAGAACTCATAGCTGCCGGCGGCATAAGTTCTATAGAAGAAATAGTCGAACTTGACAAGATTGGTGCAGGTTGCCAGCTCGGAATGAGTATTTATACAGGGAAAATAAGTTTGGAAGAAGCTTATGTTGCTCTGCTTGATTTTGAGAAGGGGAAAGGCTTAATCCCCACAGTTGTTCAAGATATAAGTTCAAAAGAGGTTTTAATGCTTGCATACAGCAATAAAGAGGCTGTTACAAAAGCACTTAAGACGGGAAAAGCAACTTATTATTCACGTTCAAGAAAATCTCTCTGGACAAAAGGTGAATCTTCAGGCAATACCCAAAAATTAATAAAAGTTAAATATGACTGCGACAGAGATTCTTTGTTGTATGTAGTTGAACAAACAGGACCGGCATGTCATACAGGCAGTGAAACCTGCTTTGGAGAGAGAAACTTTGATCTGGATGAATTGTATAAAGTTCTTGAAAGCAGATTTAAAGAGCTTCCGGAAGATTCGTTCACTACAAAGCTTTTTAAAGATGAAGTTTTTCTTAAGCGTAAAATAAATGAAGAAGCTTTTGAAGTAATTCATGCAACAAATAAAGACGAATTAATCTGGGAAGTGTCAGATTTGACCTATTTTGTAATGACTTTAATGGTTAAATATGGTGTGACACTTGAAGATGTAAAAAATCATCTTTCTTCTCGAAGAAAATAA
- the hisF gene encoding imidazole glycerol phosphate synthase subunit HisF produces MLAKRIIPCLDVKDGQTVKGVNFLNLRHAGDPVSLSARYSQEGADEIVFLDITATNEGRDTMRNVVEKVAKQIFIPLTVGGGIRTLEDIRKILLSGADKASLNTAAVVNPEIIEKASQAFGSQCIVVAIDAKRENNEWFVYINAGTKKTQWKVLDWVKEVEKLGAGEILLTSMDADGTQNGFDIELTRAVSLNTNLPVIASGGAGPSMEHFSDIFEKGAADAALAASIFHFDTVKIKDLKNFLYNKGIPTRLK; encoded by the coding sequence ATGCTGGCAAAAAGAATAATTCCATGTCTTGATGTAAAAGACGGACAAACCGTAAAAGGGGTTAACTTCCTTAATCTCAGGCATGCCGGAGATCCGGTAAGTCTTTCTGCAAGATATTCGCAGGAAGGTGCAGATGAAATAGTTTTTCTTGACATAACTGCAACCAATGAAGGTCGCGACACAATGAGAAATGTCGTTGAAAAGGTAGCTAAACAGATTTTTATTCCTTTAACAGTCGGCGGTGGAATCAGAACTCTTGAAGATATTAGAAAAATCCTTCTTTCCGGTGCGGATAAAGCTTCTTTAAATACGGCTGCCGTTGTAAACCCAGAAATTATAGAAAAAGCTTCCCAAGCATTCGGCTCCCAGTGTATAGTTGTTGCGATAGATGCGAAAAGAGAAAATAATGAATGGTTTGTTTACATTAATGCCGGTACAAAAAAAACTCAATGGAAAGTTCTTGATTGGGTTAAAGAAGTTGAAAAACTCGGCGCGGGAGAAATTTTGCTTACTTCAATGGATGCAGACGGCACCCAAAACGGCTTTGATATTGAACTTACAAGAGCAGTTTCTTTAAATACAAATCTTCCTGTTATTGCTTCCGGTGGTGCAGGTCCGAGTATGGAGCATTTTAGCGATATTTTTGAAAAAGGAGCAGCAGATGCAGCGCTTGCAGCTTCAATTTTTCATTTTGATACCGTTAAAATTAAAGATTTAAAGAATTTTTTGTATAATAAAGGCATCCCTACAAGATTAAAGTAG
- the hisH gene encoding imidazole glycerol phosphate synthase subunit HisH — protein MSGLIVLDYGAGNIKSVTNILDKLGCTYKLTDKKEEILEADKIILPGQGHFGQFMESLSSKGLTDALIYKINSGVPFLGICLGIQVLFEESEEAPGVKGLSIFPGKVVKFTEGKVPQIGWNKLKTTENNSILTDEYVYFVNSYYVVPENKEIISSYSDYYIDFVASIESKNVSAFQFHPEKSGEVGFEFFKRWIEIY, from the coding sequence ATGAGCGGTTTGATAGTATTAGATTATGGTGCAGGCAATATTAAAAGCGTAACCAACATCCTCGATAAGTTGGGTTGTACGTATAAATTGACCGATAAAAAAGAGGAAATTCTGGAAGCTGATAAAATTATTCTTCCGGGGCAAGGGCATTTCGGGCAGTTTATGGAGTCTTTAAGCTCAAAAGGTCTTACTGATGCTTTAATTTATAAAATAAATTCGGGTGTTCCTTTTTTGGGAATTTGTCTCGGCATTCAAGTTCTTTTTGAAGAAAGCGAAGAAGCTCCGGGAGTAAAAGGTTTAAGTATTTTTCCGGGAAAAGTTGTTAAATTTACAGAAGGAAAAGTTCCTCAAATTGGTTGGAATAAACTTAAAACAACTGAAAATAACAGTATTTTGACTGACGAGTACGTTTATTTTGTAAATTCTTATTATGTCGTTCCTGAAAATAAAGAAATTATTTCTTCTTATTCAGATTATTATATCGATTTTGTTGCATCAATTGAGTCAAAAAACGTATCTGCTTTTCAGTTTCACCCTGAAAAGAGCGGTGAAGTCGGTTTTGAATTCTTTAAACGATGGATTGAAATTTATTAA
- the hisB gene encoding imidazoleglycerol-phosphate dehydratase HisB: MRTASVERKTLETEIKINLNLDGTGVKNIKTGIKFFDHMLEQLASHGYFDLDIQVNSLDKDAHHIVEDVALSLGEAFRKALSDKKGINRYGFTFIPMDEALAQVSIDISGRPFCGFTANIQEEITSDLETALVKHFFISFATAGMLTLHIRLLDGEDPHHKIEAIFKAFARALKHACSINKEHSELLPSTKGVI; the protein is encoded by the coding sequence ATGAGAACAGCGAGCGTTGAGAGAAAAACACTTGAAACAGAAATAAAAATAAATCTGAATCTTGATGGAACAGGCGTTAAAAATATTAAAACAGGTATAAAATTCTTTGATCATATGCTTGAGCAGCTTGCTTCTCACGGCTATTTTGATCTTGATATTCAGGTAAATTCTCTGGACAAAGACGCTCATCACATTGTTGAAGATGTTGCACTTTCGTTAGGAGAAGCTTTCAGAAAAGCTTTGAGCGACAAAAAAGGCATAAATCGATACGGGTTTACTTTTATTCCTATGGACGAAGCGTTGGCGCAAGTTTCAATAGACATAAGCGGAAGACCTTTTTGCGGTTTCACCGCAAATATTCAGGAAGAAATAACAAGTGATCTTGAAACAGCCCTTGTTAAACATTTCTTTATAAGTTTTGCCACAGCGGGTATGTTGACCTTGCATATAAGGCTTCTTGACGGAGAAGACCCTCATCATAAAATTGAAGCTATATTTAAAGCTTTTGCACGGGCATTAAAACACGCTTGCAGCATAAATAAAGAACATTCCGAATTATTACCTTCTACTAAAGGGGTAATTTAA
- the hisC gene encoding histidinol-phosphate transaminase: MTSPKKSILEAKGYDIPLCVDEYRLKLDSNENAMGPSPKVLESLRKITAKDIKYYPAYGEVINKLASANNIDPDMILPTSGADEAINYIFDTFVEKEDTVLAVTPSFVMPKIYANILGCTYQEINYAEKFIFPVEEILENIGKNTKLIIVTTPNNPTGEVISRENMLKIIEASNGKYILIDETYFNYADETFLDLIEKYSNVFITRSMSKDFGLAGLRFGYIISNKENIKHIQKALRPYSVNIVAVKAAIAALDDVEYLNNVVSQVNQSKKLLTDGLKDLAVKVYPSNANFLLVDFGEKSDFIYKKLLNSGIKVKNFEKTANLENCLRIALPSVEDTKYILDCLKSRDLIVFDVDGVLVDTRNSYRTAIKETYRHFSEKDISQEEIQNAKNLGGLNNDWDLTEYLLKNSGFNIPKKQIIDKFQELYFGNNGDGFILNEEILISPEAIKNLSKDYDLAIFTGRPAQEADFVLKRWGLEDCFSPVITMEDLPEGKHKPEPDGLLKILKTVSPKNAYYLGDTHDDMISAKKAGIKAIGVLPPQDKSFELKEKLVQYGAEEVLQNTEDLVKLFKISAMI, from the coding sequence ATGACTTCTCCCAAAAAGAGTATTTTAGAAGCTAAAGGCTATGATATACCTTTGTGCGTTGACGAATACAGGTTGAAATTGGATTCGAATGAAAATGCAATGGGGCCTTCCCCGAAAGTCTTAGAATCACTCAGGAAGATAACTGCAAAAGATATAAAATACTATCCTGCTTACGGTGAAGTTATAAATAAACTTGCAAGTGCTAATAATATAGATCCTGATATGATTTTGCCGACAAGTGGTGCTGATGAAGCGATAAATTATATTTTTGATACTTTTGTTGAGAAAGAAGATACAGTATTAGCAGTTACTCCGAGCTTTGTAATGCCAAAAATATATGCAAATATTCTTGGATGTACTTATCAGGAAATTAATTATGCGGAAAAATTTATTTTTCCTGTTGAAGAAATACTTGAAAATATTGGTAAAAATACCAAGTTAATCATTGTTACTACGCCAAATAATCCCACAGGCGAAGTCATATCAAGAGAAAATATGCTCAAAATTATTGAAGCATCTAATGGAAAATATATTTTAATTGATGAAACCTATTTCAATTATGCAGATGAGACTTTTTTGGATTTAATTGAAAAATACTCTAATGTTTTTATAACGCGTTCAATGTCCAAGGATTTTGGGCTTGCAGGCTTAAGATTCGGCTATATAATCTCCAACAAAGAAAATATTAAGCATATACAGAAGGCTCTAAGACCTTATAGTGTAAATATCGTTGCTGTAAAAGCAGCTATAGCTGCGCTTGATGATGTAGAATACTTAAATAATGTGGTTTCTCAGGTTAATCAATCAAAAAAACTTCTCACAGACGGATTAAAAGATTTAGCTGTAAAGGTTTATCCAAGTAATGCAAACTTTTTACTTGTTGATTTCGGTGAAAAATCTGATTTTATTTACAAAAAACTTTTGAATTCAGGGATAAAAGTTAAGAATTTTGAAAAAACTGCAAACCTTGAAAATTGCCTTAGAATAGCACTTCCCTCTGTTGAAGATACTAAATATATTCTTGATTGCCTTAAATCAAGAGATTTGATAGTTTTTGACGTTGATGGTGTGCTTGTAGATACCAGAAATTCTTATCGAACAGCAATAAAAGAAACTTACAGACATTTTTCCGAGAAAGATATTTCGCAGGAAGAAATCCAAAATGCGAAAAATTTGGGCGGTTTAAACAATGACTGGGACTTAACCGAGTATTTGCTCAAAAATTCAGGTTTCAATATTCCTAAAAAGCAAATTATAGATAAATTTCAGGAATTATATTTTGGAAATAACGGTGACGGGTTTATTTTAAACGAAGAAATACTTATTTCTCCCGAAGCTATAAAAAATCTTTCAAAAGATTATGATTTGGCGATATTTACGGGAAGACCCGCACAGGAAGCAGATTTTGTGCTTAAAAGATGGGGACTTGAGGACTGTTTTAGCCCAGTAATTACGATGGAAGACCTTCCTGAAGGAAAACACAAACCCGAGCCTGACGGATTATTGAAAATTTTGAAAACAGTTTCGCCAAAGAATGCTTATTATCTGGGAGATACTCATGATGATATGATTTCAGCCAAAAAAGCAGGTATTAAAGCTATAGGTGTGCTTCCTCCGCAGGATAAAAGTTTTGAACTTAAAGAAAAACTTGTTCAATATGGCGCAGAAGAAGTTCTGCAAAACACAGAAGATCTGGTAAAATTATTTAAAATTTCCGCAATGATATGA
- a CDS encoding glycosyltransferase, protein MKDRFVLGILIILSWAILIILQKYIPIPSPIYILLGGMVLYTLLIQAAQYHQKRKKRKLIKKGLFEKIEAEKREYKPFVSILIPAHNEEFVIKDTIDNILLLDYESFEIIVIDDRSTDNTAKVLEKLSAEYENLKCHIRDKDAFPGKSAVLNEILPVTKGEVICVFDADARVKPNFLKKIITYLSDPDVGAVQARKIISNKDFNLLTRCQDNEYALDTHFQLGRDCIKGAVELRGNGQLIKKQALLDIGGWNNFTLTDDLDISTRLHLKGWDIRLCPDVSVYEEGVITFLPLLRQRRRWVEGSIRRYLDYFLDVMFSKEISFRVSVDMWAYIAEFILPIWLVSEYCIQGFKFIKGIENNILVTLSIIPAIALFFISGLIYSLRKYKRLSLLDAAKQAAETIFYMFIVWVPVVSFIIFKIIFSKRTMDWGKTAHGSAIAQFNEPEKELVKTAE, encoded by the coding sequence TTGAAGGACAGATTTGTATTGGGAATATTAATTATACTGTCCTGGGCTATATTGATAATTTTACAAAAATATATCCCGATCCCCTCGCCAATTTATATATTACTTGGTGGTATGGTTTTATATACTCTTTTAATTCAGGCAGCGCAGTATCATCAGAAAAGAAAAAAACGAAAACTGATTAAAAAAGGGCTTTTTGAAAAAATAGAAGCTGAAAAAAGAGAATATAAGCCCTTTGTAAGTATTTTAATTCCTGCACATAACGAAGAATTTGTTATAAAAGACACAATAGACAATATTCTTTTGTTAGATTATGAAAGTTTCGAAATTATTGTTATAGATGACAGAAGTACTGACAATACCGCAAAAGTCCTTGAAAAATTGTCCGCTGAATATGAAAATTTAAAATGTCATATCAGGGATAAAGATGCTTTTCCCGGGAAATCAGCAGTTTTAAACGAGATTTTGCCCGTAACAAAAGGGGAAGTGATTTGTGTATTTGATGCCGATGCAAGAGTTAAGCCTAATTTTCTGAAAAAAATTATTACATACCTTTCAGACCCTGATGTTGGTGCAGTTCAGGCAAGAAAAATAATCAGCAATAAAGATTTTAACCTGTTAACAAGATGTCAGGACAATGAATATGCTCTCGATACACATTTTCAGCTTGGAAGAGACTGTATTAAAGGTGCTGTTGAGTTAAGAGGAAATGGTCAGCTTATCAAAAAACAGGCACTTCTTGATATAGGCGGCTGGAATAATTTTACTTTAACGGATGATCTGGATATTTCAACGCGACTTCATTTAAAAGGTTGGGATATAAGATTATGTCCTGATGTAAGTGTTTATGAAGAGGGTGTAATAACCTTTTTACCTCTTTTAAGACAAAGAAGAAGATGGGTAGAGGGAAGCATAAGAAGATATCTGGACTATTTCCTTGATGTAATGTTCTCAAAAGAAATTTCATTCAGGGTAAGTGTTGATATGTGGGCGTATATAGCCGAATTTATTTTGCCTATATGGCTTGTTTCAGAATATTGTATTCAAGGATTTAAATTTATAAAAGGGATTGAAAACAACATTCTTGTCACTTTATCAATCATTCCTGCCATAGCTTTGTTCTTTATTTCAGGCTTGATATACAGTTTAAGAAAATATAAAAGGCTTTCTCTTTTAGATGCAGCTAAACAAGCGGCTGAAACTATATTTTATATGTTTATAGTATGGGTTCCTGTTGTTTCATTTATTATATTCAAGATAATCTTTTCCAAGAGAACAATGGATTGGGGTAAGACAGCTCATGGATCAGCGATTGCCCAATTTAATGAGCCTGAAAAAGAACTGGTAAAAACAGCAGAATAA